A single genomic interval of Streptomyces sp. NBC_00663 harbors:
- a CDS encoding ABC transporter substrate-binding protein: MKDFRIDRRVFLRGAGGVAAGIAAATSLSACGTGTSRSGSSGGKGSKTLVVRNSGGSYGDANQQAIYEPFTKETGIQVKVVNIEYAQMLAQIKQGRPQFDVIDDSMADFVLFKQQDATEDLDFDRLKNFKSAGIAKTLVTSNAVGKNYWASVMAYRTDSFGKQKPSSWADFWDTKAFPGNRALQALDADLPELEFALLADGVALDKLYPLDVDRAFKVLSEIKPHVRKFWDTGALPGVLLGRKEVDASSVWHGRLDALIKGGAPLAYQWNGARRQSNALGIPKGAANVDAAYQLIDFALRPEVQAAYAEIYPMAPSVPGAYKKLSTTTAANLGSSPKHLETGFDLDVEWWIKNQDAVSKRWQEWTHA, encoded by the coding sequence GTGAAGGACTTTCGGATCGACCGCAGAGTGTTTCTGCGCGGAGCAGGCGGCGTTGCCGCAGGCATCGCCGCCGCCACGTCCCTCAGCGCCTGCGGCACCGGCACCAGCCGGTCCGGCAGCAGCGGCGGCAAGGGCTCCAAGACGCTCGTCGTGCGCAACAGCGGCGGCTCCTACGGCGACGCCAACCAGCAGGCGATCTACGAGCCGTTCACCAAGGAGACCGGCATCCAGGTCAAGGTGGTGAACATCGAGTACGCCCAGATGCTCGCCCAGATCAAGCAGGGCCGCCCTCAGTTCGACGTCATCGACGACTCGATGGCCGACTTCGTCCTCTTCAAGCAGCAGGACGCGACCGAGGACCTCGACTTCGACCGGCTGAAGAACTTCAAGAGCGCGGGCATCGCCAAGACCCTGGTCACCTCCAACGCTGTCGGCAAGAACTACTGGGCCAGCGTGATGGCCTACCGCACCGACTCCTTCGGCAAGCAGAAACCTTCCTCCTGGGCCGACTTCTGGGACACCAAGGCGTTCCCCGGCAACCGCGCCCTCCAGGCCCTGGACGCCGATCTGCCCGAGCTGGAGTTCGCCCTCCTCGCCGACGGCGTGGCCCTGGACAAGCTCTACCCCCTCGACGTGGACCGCGCCTTCAAGGTCCTGAGCGAGATCAAGCCCCACGTCCGCAAGTTCTGGGACACCGGCGCCCTGCCCGGAGTGCTCCTGGGCCGCAAGGAGGTCGACGCCTCCAGCGTCTGGCACGGCCGCCTGGACGCCCTGATCAAGGGCGGCGCCCCGCTCGCCTATCAGTGGAACGGCGCCCGCCGGCAGAGCAACGCCCTCGGCATCCCCAAGGGCGCCGCGAACGTCGACGCCGCCTACCAGCTCATCGACTTCGCGCTGCGCCCCGAGGTGCAGGCCGCCTACGCCGAGATCTATCCGATGGCCCCGTCGGTGCCCGGCGCCTACAAGAAGCTCTCCACCACCACCGCCGCGAATCTGGGCAGTTCCCCGAAGCACCTGGAGACCGGCTTCGACCTGGACGTCGAATGGTGGATCAAGAACCAGGACGCCGTGTCCAAGCGCTGGCAGGAGTGGACGCATGCCTGA
- the solA gene encoding N-methyl-L-tryptophan oxidase: MARPREGSPPKRVGLRDAGDSELLGRGEAPALVPTTRNRTAPRRGQHAPPAKRKESPVSAARKRVAVVGVGTMGSQAAWRLAARGAEVVGYDRFAPGHDRSAAGGETRIFRSAHFEDSRYVPLLQHADALWEQLQQETGRELRSLTGCLLMGPTEHHQMATVLQSIAEHGLDHEVLDVDALAKRFPQFRIEDGDAAVLDRRAGFIRPELTIQTAARRAEELGARIHRYTTVREIVPVANGVAIRTDAGSEHFDAAVVSPGPWVNDLMPDLPWEVDIRRLINAWYVPTTDAWFGEERPAFIRTAPTHLYGLPSPDGVSVKLGLSRALHRPAGDPNQLDRTVEPEELEIFTELIGRHMPDLNPDPTRLSVYMEGYTESSRPLVGPLPGAENVVLLAGFSGHGFKLSPAFGDIAADLALDGNSAQPIDFLSTLDRTEA; this comes from the coding sequence GTGGCACGGCCTCGGGAGGGATCCCCGCCGAAACGAGTCGGACTCCGAGATGCGGGCGATAGCGAGCTGTTGGGCCGCGGAGAAGCCCCAGCCCTCGTCCCAACCACCAGGAATCGAACAGCCCCACGTCGGGGCCAGCATGCGCCCCCGGCGAAACGAAAGGAAAGTCCCGTGTCAGCTGCCAGGAAGCGCGTCGCCGTCGTCGGCGTCGGAACGATGGGCAGCCAGGCCGCCTGGCGCCTGGCGGCCCGTGGTGCCGAGGTGGTCGGCTACGACCGCTTCGCCCCGGGCCACGACCGAAGCGCCGCCGGCGGCGAGACCCGCATCTTCCGCAGCGCCCACTTCGAGGACTCCCGGTACGTCCCGCTCCTCCAGCACGCCGACGCCCTCTGGGAGCAGCTCCAGCAGGAGACCGGCCGCGAACTGCGCAGCCTCACCGGATGCCTCCTGATGGGGCCCACCGAGCACCACCAGATGGCCACCGTCCTCCAGTCCATCGCCGAGCACGGCCTGGACCACGAGGTGCTCGACGTGGACGCCCTCGCCAAGCGCTTCCCGCAGTTCCGTATCGAGGACGGTGACGCGGCCGTACTCGACCGCAGGGCCGGCTTCATCCGCCCGGAACTGACCATCCAGACCGCCGCCCGCCGCGCCGAGGAACTGGGCGCCCGCATCCACCGCTACACCACGGTCCGCGAGATCGTCCCCGTCGCGAACGGCGTCGCGATCCGCACCGACGCCGGCAGCGAGCACTTCGACGCGGCCGTGGTCAGCCCCGGTCCGTGGGTCAACGACCTGATGCCGGACCTGCCGTGGGAGGTGGACATCCGTCGGCTGATCAATGCCTGGTACGTGCCCACCACGGACGCCTGGTTCGGCGAGGAGCGTCCGGCCTTCATCCGTACGGCGCCCACGCACCTGTACGGCCTGCCCTCCCCGGACGGCGTCTCCGTCAAGCTCGGCCTCTCCCGCGCCCTGCACCGCCCCGCCGGCGACCCGAACCAGCTGGACCGGACCGTCGAGCCCGAGGAGCTGGAGATCTTCACTGAGCTGATCGGCCGTCACATGCCGGACCTGAACCCCGACCCGACCCGCCTCTCCGTCTATATGGAGGGCTACACCGAGAGCAGCCGCCCGCTCGTCGGGCCCCTGCCCGGCGCCGAGAACGTCGTCCTGCTCGCCGGCTTCTCCGGCCACGGTTTCAAGCTCTCGCCCGCCTTCGGAGACATCGCGGCCGACCTGGCGCTGGACGGCAACTCGGCGCAGCCCATCGACTTCCTGTCCACCCTCGACCGAACGGAGGCGTGA
- a CDS encoding IclR family transcriptional regulator, which translates to MKSVTRSLRMLEAVAQHQPLTVGELTKLFGLPKSTVQRTLITLNEAGWLRANRTDTTRWEIGARVLAVRPAALQGSSLYAAAREPMVRLRDALNETIHLTVPDALHCMVVVDRVDCDHAVRTFHAIGDTSPLHATATGRAVLAHLPKSEVDQLTAGTLEGYGEETITDPVALRAEIRRVRERGYAVNHNQYIQGVCAIAAPVLDGDGVPLAAVGISMPDSRFDPDRLAELGRRVTDTAAEITARHLG; encoded by the coding sequence ATGAAGAGTGTGACCAGGTCACTGCGCATGCTGGAGGCCGTGGCACAGCATCAGCCGTTGACCGTCGGGGAGCTGACGAAGCTCTTCGGTCTCCCGAAATCGACCGTGCAGCGCACCCTGATCACGCTCAATGAGGCGGGCTGGCTGCGGGCCAACCGGACAGACACCACCCGCTGGGAGATCGGCGCACGCGTGCTCGCCGTACGCCCCGCCGCCCTCCAGGGCTCCAGCCTGTACGCCGCCGCCCGCGAACCGATGGTGCGGCTCCGTGACGCGCTGAACGAGACCATCCACCTGACCGTTCCGGACGCCCTGCACTGCATGGTCGTGGTGGACCGCGTCGACTGCGACCACGCCGTACGGACCTTCCACGCCATCGGAGACACTTCACCCCTGCACGCCACGGCCACCGGGCGCGCCGTCCTCGCCCATCTGCCGAAGTCCGAGGTCGACCAGCTCACAGCGGGCACGCTGGAGGGCTACGGCGAGGAGACCATCACCGACCCGGTCGCTCTACGCGCGGAGATACGCCGGGTCAGAGAGCGCGGATACGCCGTCAACCACAACCAGTACATCCAGGGTGTCTGCGCCATCGCGGCACCCGTCCTGGACGGTGACGGCGTGCCGCTGGCCGCCGTGGGCATCTCCATGCCCGACTCCCGCTTCGATCCCGACCGGCTCGCCGAGCTGGGGCGGCGGGTGACCGACACCGCGGCGGAAATCACCGCCCGCCACCTGGGCTGA
- a CDS encoding NAD-dependent succinate-semialdehyde dehydrogenase, producing MTDTPTQLFIGGTWVDAADGATMPVDDPATGEILCHVADAGAKDTRLAEDAAVQAQEEWARTAPRARSEILRRAYEIILDRVDELAHLMTSEMGKPLPEARGEVAYAAEFFRWFSEEAVRIDGGAGILPDGRNRMLLSRRPVGPCLLITPWNFPLAMGTRKIGPAIAAGCTMILKPAPQTPLSSLALAAILKEAGLPDGVLNVVTTSRAGEVCEPLLRGGRIRKLSFTGSTQVGRILLAQSADAVVRTSMELGGNAPFLVFDDADLDVAVDGAMLAKMRNMGEACTAANRFFVHSSVAEEFGRRLAERMGALVVGPGTRDGVDVGPLIDATGRAKVEELVADAVERGAEVLVGGRTPEGPGCFYPPTVLAGVDPESRLMDTEIFGPVAAIVTFDDEDEVVRRANDTPWGLVGYVFTEGLDRALRVSERLEVGMVGLNTGLVSNPAAPFGGVKQSGLGREGGRVGIEEFLEYQYLAVPVR from the coding sequence ATGACCGACACACCCACGCAGTTGTTCATCGGCGGGACCTGGGTGGACGCCGCGGACGGCGCCACCATGCCCGTCGACGACCCCGCCACCGGCGAGATCCTCTGCCACGTCGCCGACGCCGGCGCCAAGGACACCCGGCTCGCCGAGGACGCGGCCGTCCAGGCGCAGGAGGAGTGGGCCCGTACCGCGCCCCGGGCACGCAGCGAGATCCTGCGCCGTGCCTACGAGATCATCCTCGACCGCGTCGACGAGCTCGCCCACCTCATGACGTCCGAGATGGGCAAGCCGCTGCCCGAGGCGAGGGGAGAGGTCGCGTACGCGGCGGAGTTCTTCCGCTGGTTCTCCGAGGAGGCCGTACGGATCGACGGCGGCGCAGGCATCCTGCCCGACGGCCGCAACCGCATGCTGCTCTCCCGCCGCCCGGTCGGCCCCTGTCTGCTGATCACCCCGTGGAACTTCCCGCTGGCCATGGGCACCCGCAAGATCGGCCCCGCCATCGCCGCGGGCTGCACGATGATCCTCAAGCCGGCCCCCCAGACCCCGCTCTCCAGCCTGGCCCTCGCCGCGATCCTCAAGGAGGCCGGGCTGCCCGACGGCGTCCTGAACGTCGTCACCACCTCCCGTGCGGGGGAGGTGTGTGAACCGCTCCTGCGCGGCGGGCGGATTCGCAAACTGTCCTTCACCGGCTCCACGCAGGTCGGACGGATTCTCCTGGCCCAGAGCGCGGACGCGGTCGTACGGACCTCGATGGAGCTGGGCGGCAACGCGCCGTTCCTCGTCTTCGACGACGCCGACCTCGACGTGGCCGTGGACGGCGCCATGCTCGCCAAGATGCGCAACATGGGCGAGGCGTGCACCGCCGCGAACCGGTTCTTCGTCCACAGCTCGGTGGCCGAGGAGTTCGGGCGGCGCCTGGCCGAACGCATGGGCGCCCTCGTGGTCGGCCCCGGCACCCGGGACGGTGTCGATGTCGGCCCGCTGATCGACGCCACCGGTCGCGCCAAGGTCGAGGAACTGGTCGCCGACGCGGTGGAGCGCGGCGCCGAGGTGCTTGTCGGCGGCCGTACGCCGGAAGGGCCGGGCTGCTTCTATCCGCCGACCGTGCTCGCGGGAGTCGACCCCGAAAGCCGCCTGATGGACACGGAGATCTTCGGCCCGGTCGCCGCGATCGTCACCTTCGACGACGAGGACGAGGTCGTCCGCCGCGCCAACGACACCCCCTGGGGCCTGGTCGGCTACGTCTTCACCGAGGGCCTCGACCGCGCCCTGCGCGTCAGCGAACGCCTGGAGGTGGGCATGGTCGGCCTCAACACCGGCCTCGTCTCCAACCCGGCCGCTCCCTTCGGCGGCGTCAAGCAGTCCGGGCTCGGCCGCGAGGGCGGGCGGGTCGGGATCGAGGAGTTCCTGGAGTACCAGTACCTCGCGGTGCCCGTGCGATGA
- a CDS encoding IclR family transcriptional regulator, with translation MKSVTRSLRILEAVAQHQPVTVGELTKLFGLPKSTVQRTLVTLNEAGWLRANRRDTTRWEIGARVLAVRPAALQGSSLFAAAREPMVRLRDKVNETIHLSVPDALHCMVVVDRVDCDHPVRTFHTIGDTSPLHATATGRAVLAHLAKSEVEEFISQGLERYSETTPADPADLRAELRRISTDGYAVNINQYRPGVCAIAAPVLDEDGTPLATVAMSMPDSRYAEDKLPEWGRLVADTAAEITGRRLGA, from the coding sequence ATGAAGAGCGTCACCAGATCACTGCGCATCCTGGAGGCGGTCGCCCAGCATCAGCCGGTGACCGTCGGGGAGCTGACGAAGCTCTTCGGTCTCCCGAAGTCGACCGTGCAGCGCACCCTGGTCACCCTGAACGAGGCGGGGTGGTTGCGGGCGAACCGCAGGGACACCACCCGCTGGGAGATCGGCGCACGCGTGCTCGCCGTACGCCCCGCCGCCCTCCAGGGCTCCAGCCTGTTCGCCGCCGCCCGCGAGCCGATGGTGCGGCTGAGGGACAAGGTGAACGAGACCATTCACCTGTCGGTCCCGGACGCCCTGCACTGCATGGTCGTGGTGGACCGTGTGGACTGCGACCACCCCGTACGGACCTTCCACACCATCGGCGACACCTCACCCCTGCACGCGACCGCCACCGGGCGCGCCGTCCTCGCCCATCTGGCGAAGTCGGAGGTCGAGGAGTTCATCAGCCAGGGGCTGGAGCGTTACAGCGAGACGACACCGGCGGACCCCGCGGACCTCCGCGCCGAGCTGCGCCGGATCAGCACGGACGGTTACGCGGTCAACATCAACCAGTACCGGCCGGGCGTCTGCGCCATCGCCGCGCCCGTCCTCGACGAGGACGGCACACCGCTGGCCACCGTAGCCATGTCCATGCCCGATTCCCGGTACGCCGAGGACAAGCTGCCCGAGTGGGGCCGTCTCGTCGCCGACACGGCCGCGGAGATCACGGGGCGCCGCCTGGGAGCCTGA
- a CDS encoding FAD-binding and (Fe-S)-binding domain-containing protein has protein sequence MSDALVRLTARLAETAPGLRVETGPGTGPYAYDASNYRVPPQAVAFPRDADDVVAVLRACRETGVPVTARGGGTSMAGNAVGPGVVLDFSRYMNRILDVDPAAGTARVEAGVVLDALQSATAQHGLAFGPDPSSHSRCTLGGMIGNDACGNRSVRHGRTSSHVEALEIVTADGVRAVADRVGLHPVDPTDAERVARLEADVRSLIGDNLAPIRTELGRIARQVSGYQLHHLLPENGFDMARALVGTEGSCAVVTAATVRLVATAPASALLTLGYDDVVDAAEDVPEILHWNPTAVEGMDEAIVATMRARRGPDSVTGLPEGRAWLYVELDGDDEATVNARAAELLDVLKARGRMTGGRVVASAAERRSLWRVREDGAGLAARLVDGGESWPGWEDSAVAPENLAGYLRDFRKLLASHALTGVMYGHFGAGCVHVRIDFDLATDPGRAAARRFLQEAAALVVAHGGTLSGEHGDGRARGELLEVMYSHRMIGAFAAFKKVFDPEGLLNPGVIVAPAPLDADLALHQIQPLATEFTFPHDEDGFAGAARRCVGVGRCRSDAGGVMCPSYRATGEENDSTRGRARLLQEMVRGETVKDGWRSTEVKDALDLCLSCKACSSDCPVGVDMATYKAEFLHQHYKGRVRPRSHYSLGWLPLTSALAGWAARPVNALLRGPVGTLLARLGGVTTKRRIPAFASRRTFRKVLRQAKNGEPAKALLFVDSFTRAFRPEVAGAASRVLADSGIPCTAEDGLCCGLTWVSTGQLSVARRIMTRTVAHLDNGDERPIIVAEPSCAAALKRDVPELLGTDAAQRVADRVHTFTGALTDLADPGWTPPPVPTSVVLQTHCHEYATFKGRRPADLLRRLGVDKVDEAEGCCGLAGNFGFEEQHYDTSMAVADLALKPRLDAIDQAAPAVVVADGFSCATQIDHLAGDRDIRALHLAELLDPAADRTVDRPGVTR, from the coding sequence ATGAGCGACGCCCTCGTGCGGCTGACCGCCCGGCTCGCCGAGACCGCTCCCGGCCTGCGGGTGGAGACCGGACCCGGCACCGGCCCCTACGCCTACGACGCCTCCAACTACCGCGTTCCGCCGCAGGCCGTGGCCTTCCCCCGCGATGCCGACGACGTGGTCGCGGTGCTGCGGGCCTGCCGGGAGACGGGCGTGCCGGTCACCGCGCGCGGCGGCGGCACCAGCATGGCGGGCAACGCCGTCGGGCCGGGTGTCGTCCTGGACTTCTCCCGGTACATGAACCGGATCCTGGACGTCGACCCGGCCGCCGGAACGGCGCGTGTCGAGGCCGGTGTGGTCCTCGACGCGTTGCAGAGCGCGACCGCCCAGCACGGCCTCGCCTTCGGCCCCGACCCCTCCTCGCACAGCCGCTGCACCCTTGGCGGCATGATCGGCAACGACGCGTGCGGGAACCGGTCGGTGCGGCACGGGCGGACCAGCAGCCATGTCGAGGCCCTTGAGATCGTCACGGCGGACGGCGTGCGAGCCGTCGCCGACCGCGTCGGGCTGCACCCCGTGGACCCCACCGATGCGGAGCGCGTCGCCCGCCTCGAAGCGGACGTACGGAGTCTCATCGGCGACAACCTGGCGCCGATCCGCACCGAGCTGGGCCGCATCGCCCGCCAGGTCTCCGGCTACCAACTGCACCACCTGCTGCCGGAGAACGGGTTCGACATGGCCCGCGCCCTGGTCGGCACCGAGGGCTCCTGCGCGGTCGTCACCGCCGCGACGGTCCGCCTGGTGGCGACCGCACCGGCTTCGGCACTGCTCACCCTCGGCTACGACGACGTCGTCGACGCCGCCGAGGACGTGCCGGAGATCCTGCACTGGAACCCCACCGCCGTGGAGGGCATGGACGAGGCGATCGTCGCCACCATGCGCGCCCGCCGCGGCCCGGACTCCGTCACCGGACTGCCCGAAGGCCGTGCGTGGCTGTACGTCGAGCTCGACGGCGACGACGAGGCCACGGTGAACGCCCGCGCGGCCGAACTCCTCGACGTGCTCAAGGCGCGGGGCCGGATGACCGGCGGCCGGGTCGTGGCGAGCGCGGCCGAGCGACGGTCGCTGTGGCGGGTCCGTGAGGACGGGGCCGGCCTGGCCGCCCGCCTCGTCGACGGCGGAGAATCGTGGCCCGGCTGGGAGGACTCGGCGGTAGCGCCCGAGAACCTGGCCGGCTACCTGCGGGACTTCCGCAAACTGCTTGCCTCCCACGCACTCACCGGCGTGATGTACGGGCACTTCGGCGCGGGCTGCGTCCACGTACGCATCGACTTCGACCTCGCCACGGACCCCGGCCGCGCCGCTGCCCGTCGCTTCCTCCAAGAGGCCGCCGCCCTGGTCGTCGCGCACGGCGGCACGCTGTCCGGCGAGCACGGTGACGGGCGGGCGCGCGGTGAGCTGCTGGAGGTCATGTACAGCCACCGGATGATCGGGGCGTTCGCTGCCTTCAAGAAGGTCTTCGACCCCGAGGGACTGCTGAATCCGGGCGTCATCGTGGCCCCGGCTCCGCTGGACGCCGACCTCGCACTGCATCAAATCCAGCCCCTGGCAACCGAGTTCACCTTCCCGCACGACGAGGACGGCTTCGCGGGCGCGGCCCGCCGCTGCGTCGGCGTCGGCCGCTGCCGCAGCGACGCGGGCGGCGTGATGTGTCCCAGCTACCGGGCCACCGGGGAGGAGAACGACTCCACGCGGGGCCGGGCCCGCCTGCTCCAGGAGATGGTGCGCGGCGAGACGGTGAAGGACGGCTGGCGCTCGACCGAGGTCAAGGACGCCCTCGACCTGTGCCTGTCCTGCAAGGCGTGTTCCAGCGACTGCCCGGTCGGCGTCGACATGGCCACGTACAAGGCGGAGTTCCTGCACCAGCACTACAAGGGCCGCGTGCGACCCCGTTCGCACTACTCCCTGGGCTGGCTGCCCCTGACCTCCGCGCTCGCCGGATGGGCAGCCCGCCCGGTCAACGCCCTCCTGCGCGGACCGGTCGGCACCCTGCTCGCCCGCCTCGGCGGCGTCACCACGAAGCGCAGGATCCCGGCCTTCGCTTCCCGGCGCACCTTCCGCAAGGTCCTGCGCCAGGCGAAGAACGGCGAACCGGCGAAGGCCCTGCTCTTCGTCGACAGCTTCACCCGCGCCTTCCGGCCCGAGGTCGCGGGCGCCGCGAGCCGGGTACTCGCCGACTCCGGAATCCCCTGCACGGCCGAAGACGGCCTGTGCTGCGGTCTGACGTGGGTGAGCACCGGCCAGCTGTCGGTCGCGCGCCGCATCATGACCCGTACGGTCGCCCACCTCGACAACGGCGACGAGCGGCCGATCATCGTGGCCGAGCCCAGCTGCGCCGCCGCCCTCAAGCGGGACGTGCCCGAACTCCTCGGTACCGACGCCGCCCAGCGCGTCGCGGACCGGGTCCACACCTTCACCGGCGCGCTGACCGACCTCGCCGACCCCGGCTGGACCCCGCCCCCCGTGCCGACGAGCGTCGTCCTGCAGACCCACTGCCACGAGTACGCCACCTTCAAGGGCCGCCGTCCCGCTGACCTGCTGCGCCGGCTCGGCGTGGACAAGGTCGACGAGGCCGAGGGCTGCTGCGGACTGGCCGGGAACTTCGGCTTCGAGGAGCAGCATTACGACACCTCGATGGCCGTCGCCGACCTGGCACTGAAGCCCCGCCTCGACGCCATCGACCAGGCCGCACCGGCCGTCGTCGTGGCCGACGGCTTCAGCTGCGCCACCCAGATCGACCATCTCGCCGGTGACCGGGACATCCGCGCCCTGCACCTGGCCGAACTGCTCGACCCCGCCGCCGACCGAACTGTCGACCGACCAGGAGTGACCCGATGA
- a CDS encoding aspartate aminotransferase family protein yields the protein MTALSPHLRQATPVVAARGEGVHLYGEDGRRYLDFTAGIGVTSTGHCHPRVVAAAQEQVGTLVHGQYTTVMHRPLRQLVEKLGEVLPAGLDSLFFTNSGSEAVESALRLARQATGRPNVIVCHGGFHGRTVAAASMTTSGTRFRSGFSPLMSGVVVTPFPTAFRYGWDEETATRFALQELDYTLQTISSPADTAAIIVEPVLGEGGYVPANRAFMEGLRERADRHGFLLILDEVQTGVGRTGRFWGHDHFGITPDILVTAKGLASGFPLSGIAASEELMAKAWPGSQGGTYGANAVACAAACATLDVVREEKLVENAEAMGARLRQGLEAVADRTPGIGDVRGLGLMLATEFVTEDGSPDPEAASRVQRAAIDEGLLLLLCGAWNQVVRMIPALVIDETAIDEGLQAWAAAVEAGTSGATAR from the coding sequence ATGACCGCACTGTCGCCGCACCTTCGCCAGGCCACACCCGTGGTGGCGGCCCGGGGCGAGGGCGTCCACCTCTACGGCGAGGACGGCCGCCGCTACCTCGACTTCACCGCCGGGATCGGCGTCACCAGCACCGGGCACTGCCACCCCAGGGTCGTGGCGGCGGCGCAGGAGCAGGTGGGCACGCTCGTCCACGGCCAGTACACGACGGTCATGCACCGGCCCCTGCGGCAACTGGTCGAGAAGCTCGGCGAGGTGCTGCCGGCCGGCCTGGACAGCCTGTTCTTCACCAACTCCGGCAGCGAAGCCGTCGAGTCCGCGCTGCGCCTGGCCCGCCAGGCCACCGGCCGGCCCAACGTCATCGTCTGCCACGGCGGCTTCCACGGCCGTACCGTGGCCGCCGCCTCCATGACCACCTCCGGCACCCGCTTCCGCTCCGGCTTCTCCCCGCTGATGAGCGGCGTGGTCGTCACCCCGTTCCCGACTGCCTTCCGCTACGGCTGGGACGAGGAGACCGCCACCCGCTTCGCCCTCCAGGAGCTCGACTACACGCTCCAGACGATCTCCTCGCCCGCCGACACGGCGGCGATCATCGTGGAACCGGTGCTGGGTGAGGGCGGCTACGTCCCCGCGAACCGCGCCTTCATGGAGGGCCTGCGGGAGCGCGCGGACCGCCACGGCTTCCTGCTGATCCTCGACGAGGTGCAGACCGGCGTCGGCCGCACCGGCCGCTTCTGGGGCCATGACCACTTCGGCATCACGCCCGACATCCTGGTCACCGCGAAGGGCCTGGCCAGCGGCTTCCCGCTGTCCGGCATCGCGGCCTCCGAGGAGCTGATGGCGAAGGCATGGCCCGGCTCGCAGGGCGGCACGTACGGCGCCAACGCCGTCGCGTGCGCGGCGGCCTGCGCCACCCTGGACGTCGTACGCGAGGAGAAGCTCGTCGAGAACGCCGAGGCGATGGGCGCGCGGCTGCGCCAGGGCCTGGAGGCGGTGGCCGACCGCACGCCCGGTATCGGTGACGTGCGTGGCCTCGGGCTGATGCTGGCCACCGAGTTCGTCACCGAGGACGGCAGCCCCGACCCCGAGGCCGCCTCCCGTGTGCAGCGCGCCGCCATCGACGAGGGGCTGCTTCTGCTGTTGTGCGGGGCCTGGAACCAGGTCGTACGCATGATCCCGGCGCTGGTGATCGACGAGACGGCCATCGACGAGGGCCTCCAGGCGTGGGCGGCCGCGGTGGAGGCCGGCACATCGGGAGCGACGGCACGATGA
- a CDS encoding succinylglutamate desuccinylase/aspartoacylase family protein has product MTSTKSSLSVGALSAEPGTKVRGTVSADLGTLTVDIPLTLVNGAHPGPRVLVTAGVHGGEFTGIDAATRLAALLEPGEVHGQVVLCPVANPPAVYQGRLGVSPLDGVNINRVFPGDPDGGPTERLAAWLFAHLVEGADAYVDLHSGGIDEVLKDFVGYRLTGDPELDGRTADTAGALGIDDVIFGMNTDGGNSHAAAARQGIPAILVETGQLGERDPEAARRLVGGLYGVLNRLGVLDTRPQGPGSPVREWVWAAGVTAENSGLWYPEFTAGDDVTSGQVIGHVIDPADGQEYKVHTPATGRIFYGMRGLTVAPGAELAAIAAPAPRISGDH; this is encoded by the coding sequence ATGACCTCGACGAAGAGCTCCCTGTCCGTCGGCGCCCTGAGCGCCGAGCCCGGCACCAAGGTCCGCGGCACTGTCTCCGCCGACCTGGGCACGCTCACTGTGGACATCCCGCTGACCCTGGTCAACGGCGCCCACCCCGGCCCCCGCGTCCTCGTCACGGCAGGCGTGCACGGCGGCGAGTTCACCGGCATCGACGCGGCCACCCGGCTCGCGGCCCTGCTGGAACCCGGCGAGGTGCACGGCCAGGTCGTCCTGTGCCCGGTCGCCAACCCGCCGGCCGTGTACCAGGGGCGGCTCGGCGTCTCCCCGCTCGACGGTGTCAACATCAACCGCGTCTTCCCCGGCGACCCGGACGGCGGCCCCACCGAGCGGCTGGCCGCCTGGCTCTTCGCTCACCTCGTCGAAGGCGCCGACGCCTACGTCGACCTGCACTCCGGCGGCATCGACGAGGTCCTCAAGGACTTCGTCGGCTACCGCCTCACCGGCGACCCCGAACTCGACGGCAGGACGGCCGACACGGCCGGCGCCCTCGGCATCGACGACGTCATCTTCGGCATGAACACCGACGGCGGCAACAGCCACGCGGCCGCCGCCCGACAGGGCATCCCGGCGATCCTCGTCGAGACCGGCCAGCTGGGCGAGCGCGACCCGGAGGCCGCCCGGCGGCTCGTCGGCGGCCTGTACGGGGTACTGAACCGGCTCGGAGTCCTCGACACACGGCCCCAGGGCCCCGGGTCGCCGGTCCGCGAGTGGGTCTGGGCCGCGGGCGTCACCGCCGAGAACAGCGGCCTCTGGTACCCGGAGTTCACCGCCGGCGACGACGTGACGTCCGGCCAGGTCATCGGCCACGTCATCGACCCGGCCGACGGCCAGGAATACAAGGTCCACACCCCCGCCACCGGACGCATCTTCTACGGAATGCGCGGCCTCACCGTCGCCCCCGGCGCCGAACTGGCAGCCATCGCCGCTCCGGCTCCCCGGATCTCCGGCGACCACTGA